A genomic stretch from Bacterioplanes sanyensis includes:
- a CDS encoding chorismate--pyruvate lyase family protein encodes MKTTSAPLAPSPEKGGQHFHPLAPLWSGQRRRLLPQLSPLWRDWLLHPGSLSQRLDELRPGAFWVHVVNEQCGHANAFERQVMALPNGATVWQREVVLWVAEVPLVRARTVVPLSALQGPLRRLRALGNRSLGSFLFRQPGMQRSPLQVCRSQLSGWQHCRYSIFTLQHCPILVSEAFCDDLPQRLAQLSGCDVHHAEA; translated from the coding sequence ATGAAAACCACCTCCGCTCCCCTTGCGCCTAGCCCGGAAAAAGGCGGCCAACATTTTCACCCTCTGGCACCGTTATGGTCCGGTCAGCGGCGTCGCTTGTTACCCCAGCTCAGCCCACTGTGGCGCGATTGGCTGCTGCATCCCGGCTCGTTAAGCCAGCGCCTGGATGAACTGCGACCCGGCGCATTTTGGGTGCATGTCGTCAACGAGCAATGTGGCCATGCCAATGCGTTTGAACGCCAAGTCATGGCGTTACCCAATGGTGCAACCGTCTGGCAACGAGAAGTGGTGCTGTGGGTAGCGGAAGTACCTCTGGTACGAGCGCGCACCGTGGTGCCATTGTCGGCACTGCAAGGGCCTCTGCGGCGCCTGCGGGCTCTTGGCAATCGCTCGTTGGGCAGCTTTCTGTTTCGCCAACCGGGCATGCAGCGCAGCCCATTGCAGGTGTGCCGCAGTCAGCTAAGTGGCTGGCAACATTGCCGTTATTCCATATTTACTCTGCAACACTGCCCCATTCTGGTGAGTGAAGCATTTTGTGACGACTTGCCCCAGCGGCTGGCACAGCTGAGTGGGTGCGACGTGCACCACGCTGAGGCATAA
- a CDS encoding FAD-dependent oxidoreductase, protein MTHTDAPIVVIGSGLAGYNLVKELRKLNPEQAILIITADDGANYSKPMLSTGFTKDKTAEQLAMASAADMAEQLNIVIRTHTRVTNIDPAMKKVFIGEEPVVYSKLVLAWGADVVHARFEGDAAQRIFSVNDLHDYARFRRAAYGKQRVLIMGAGLIGCEFANDLANGGIQSDVVAPCDQVLPGLLPAAAATAVQTGLESLGVRFHLGPLVSRIETTEDGVRATLSNGEQIEADLVLSAIGLRPRLDLAVKAGLKVNRGICVDRTLQTSEADIYALGDCAEIDGQVLLYVLPLMTSARALAKTLAGQTTPVSFGPMPVTIKTPVVPVVVAPPQSGVEGAWQIDGQGSDIQAEFRAPGGELLGYALTGGTVSNKVALNKELPPLLP, encoded by the coding sequence ATGACTCACACCGATGCTCCCATCGTCGTGATTGGCTCAGGCTTGGCCGGTTACAACTTAGTGAAAGAGCTGCGCAAACTGAATCCCGAGCAAGCGATTCTGATCATCACCGCGGATGATGGCGCCAACTACTCCAAGCCGATGTTGTCGACGGGCTTCACCAAAGACAAAACCGCCGAGCAATTAGCCATGGCGTCGGCCGCCGATATGGCCGAGCAACTGAATATCGTCATTCGTACCCACACCCGTGTGACGAACATTGATCCGGCGATGAAAAAGGTCTTCATCGGTGAAGAGCCGGTGGTGTACAGCAAGCTGGTGTTGGCTTGGGGGGCGGATGTGGTGCACGCGCGCTTTGAAGGCGATGCTGCGCAGCGCATTTTCTCGGTGAACGACCTGCACGATTATGCTCGCTTTCGCCGTGCCGCCTACGGCAAGCAGCGCGTATTGATCATGGGCGCTGGCCTGATTGGCTGTGAATTTGCCAACGATCTGGCCAACGGCGGCATCCAATCCGATGTCGTTGCGCCCTGCGATCAAGTATTGCCTGGCTTATTGCCAGCAGCAGCTGCCACTGCGGTGCAAACCGGGTTGGAATCATTGGGTGTGCGTTTTCACCTAGGGCCGCTGGTGTCACGTATTGAAACTACTGAGGACGGTGTGCGCGCCACGCTCAGCAACGGCGAGCAAATCGAAGCCGACTTGGTGTTGTCCGCCATTGGCTTGCGCCCACGGCTGGACCTGGCAGTGAAAGCGGGCCTAAAAGTGAATCGCGGTATTTGCGTCGACCGCACGCTGCAAACCAGTGAAGCCGACATTTATGCGTTGGGTGACTGTGCTGAAATCGACGGCCAGGTATTGCTGTATGTGCTGCCGCTGATGACCTCGGCGCGCGCGCTGGCCAAAACCCTGGCTGGTCAAACCACACCGGTCTCGTTTGGGCCGATGCCAGTAACCATCAAAACCCCGGTTGTGCCTGTGGTGGTGGCGCCACCTCAATCCGGTGTTGAGGGGGCGTGGCAAATTGATGGCCAGGGCAGTGATATTCAGGCGGAATTTCGTGCCCCAGGCGGCGAATTGCTGGGATACGCTTTGACCGGCGGCACAGTTAGCAATAAAGTAGCGCTCAACAAAGAACTGCCGCCCTTGTTACCCTGA
- a CDS encoding SCP2 sterol-binding domain-containing protein produces the protein MAVRLHDEKNASKNPDFQQQLKGKDFAFQMQTEDGNVVRHFRIKDQAVKSKGKAHKEPAFTISFKDADTGLRILTAKDKNAFMKGIQDKDIKVTGDLSLVMWFQGIAKYLKPRKKK, from the coding sequence GTGGCTGTTAGGCTACATGATGAAAAAAATGCCAGCAAAAACCCGGACTTCCAGCAGCAGCTCAAAGGCAAAGACTTTGCTTTCCAGATGCAGACCGAAGACGGCAACGTGGTACGCCACTTCCGTATCAAAGACCAAGCGGTAAAAAGCAAAGGCAAAGCGCACAAGGAACCGGCGTTTACCATCAGCTTTAAAGATGCCGACACAGGTCTTAGAATTTTGACGGCAAAAGATAAGAATGCCTTTATGAAAGGGATTCAGGACAAAGACATCAAGGTGACTGGTGATCTGTCACTGGTGATGTGGTTCCAGGGCATCGCCAAATACCTGAAACCGCGTAAGAAAAAATAA
- the ubiA gene encoding 4-hydroxybenzoate octaprenyltransferase, translating into MRTLVTQQLDKLWPAWIHWVQLTRLDRPIGSYLLLWPTLAALIIAAHGMPALGNVVIFVVGVFLMRSAGCVINDFADRKIDGHVKRTKDRPLATGKLTSKQALTGFAMLISCAFVLVLMTNPFTIALSFAGLALASIYPFMKRHTHMPQLFLGAAYSWSIPMAFAAQSNELPQVVWLLYCANLTWTVAFDTMYAMVDRDDDLRIGVKSTAVLLGDLDVAAVASLMAITGLFYLLAGQQLQLGLYFYLGWALAQAFAAWQIWHIRQRQREDCFRMFRLSHWYGALIFAGIAAHYAWL; encoded by the coding sequence GTGCGCACCCTGGTTACCCAACAACTCGATAAGCTTTGGCCCGCCTGGATTCACTGGGTGCAGCTAACACGCCTTGACCGCCCTATTGGTTCTTACCTGCTGTTGTGGCCAACCTTGGCGGCCTTGATCATCGCCGCACATGGCATGCCTGCACTAGGCAATGTGGTCATTTTTGTTGTTGGGGTGTTTCTGATGCGCTCAGCCGGCTGCGTCATTAACGACTTTGCCGACCGTAAAATCGATGGTCACGTTAAGCGCACCAAAGATCGGCCGTTAGCGACCGGCAAACTCACCAGCAAACAAGCACTCACTGGGTTTGCCATGCTGATCAGCTGTGCGTTTGTGCTGGTGCTGATGACCAATCCTTTCACCATTGCCTTGTCTTTCGCTGGGCTGGCATTGGCCTCGATCTACCCGTTTATGAAACGCCATACTCACATGCCGCAGTTGTTTCTGGGCGCGGCGTATTCGTGGTCCATCCCCATGGCGTTCGCGGCACAAAGCAATGAGCTACCGCAGGTGGTGTGGCTACTCTACTGCGCCAATCTGACCTGGACCGTGGCCTTCGACACCATGTACGCCATGGTCGATCGGGACGACGACTTGCGCATCGGGGTGAAGTCCACCGCGGTACTGCTCGGCGACCTAGATGTGGCCGCCGTGGCCAGCTTGATGGCAATCACCGGGCTGTTCTACCTGCTGGCTGGGCAACAGCTGCAACTGGGCCTGTATTTCTATCTCGGTTGGGCGTTGGCGCAAGCGTTTGCCGCCTGGCAAATCTGGCACATTCGCCAGCGCCAGCGCGAAGATTGCTTTCGCATGTTTCGCCTGAGCCACTGGTATGGGGCACTCATTTTTGCCGGCATCGCCGCGCACTACGCCTGGCTGTAA
- a CDS encoding aminoacyl-tRNA deacylase and HDOD domain-containing protein yields MAIPATVRKVLEDWHVQYTLTDDEELLRLMQSNAPASYSSKVANVVFLKDAAGQVQVVVPGDRMLDLNLLAHQLGRQFVALSSAELQTLKTRHGLTDFPALPQVTGLDSLVDDTLLEQDELYIVSGAEHQWLKVPMDQFRAMTASSHVGRYTAPLPLDLHYQDSQQDLSDVEIAVRQFTPLRIQQRLEETLDLPPLPETARRIIELRVDPNADSASLAQTVELDPGMSAQVVSWARSPYYGVRGEVKTVEEAVIRVLGFDLVINLALGLALGRTLSVPKEGPNGYAPFWQQSVVTAALCGELVKRMPSRYRPNSGLAYLCGLLHNFGFLVLGHVFPPQFSLVNRHIEANPHINRFYIERHLLGMTREQVSACLMQQWRMPEEVVTATRHLHNPYYDGEHRDYAHLLYVASRSLRRHGFGDGPFERTEAHILDELGLNEDTVTEATEQVLEQLNELSEIAHMLNR; encoded by the coding sequence ATGGCGATTCCGGCAACGGTGCGCAAAGTGCTGGAAGATTGGCACGTTCAATATACGCTGACTGACGACGAGGAACTGCTCCGGCTTATGCAAAGTAACGCTCCCGCTTCTTATTCCTCCAAAGTGGCCAACGTCGTGTTTTTAAAGGATGCGGCCGGACAGGTGCAAGTGGTGGTGCCCGGTGATCGCATGCTGGACCTGAACCTACTGGCACATCAATTGGGGCGTCAGTTTGTTGCCTTATCGTCGGCAGAGCTGCAAACACTGAAAACCCGCCATGGCCTGACGGATTTCCCGGCCTTGCCGCAAGTCACCGGCCTAGACAGCTTGGTCGACGATACCTTGTTGGAGCAAGACGAGCTCTACATCGTATCTGGAGCCGAGCATCAGTGGCTGAAGGTGCCAATGGATCAGTTTCGTGCCATGACCGCCAGCTCGCATGTAGGCCGCTATACCGCGCCGCTGCCACTGGATTTGCACTACCAGGACAGCCAGCAAGATTTGTCCGATGTCGAAATCGCCGTTCGCCAGTTCACGCCACTGCGTATTCAACAGCGTTTGGAAGAAACTCTAGACCTGCCGCCATTGCCCGAAACCGCGCGCCGCATTATTGAGCTGCGGGTTGACCCCAATGCCGACAGCGCCAGCCTGGCGCAGACCGTTGAGCTCGACCCCGGCATGTCGGCGCAAGTCGTCAGCTGGGCACGCTCACCGTACTACGGCGTTCGCGGAGAAGTGAAAACCGTGGAAGAAGCGGTGATTCGCGTACTGGGCTTTGATTTGGTGATTAACTTGGCCCTCGGTTTAGCCTTAGGCCGCACCTTGAGCGTTCCAAAAGAGGGGCCTAACGGTTACGCGCCGTTCTGGCAGCAGTCGGTGGTTACTGCAGCGCTGTGCGGCGAACTGGTCAAACGCATGCCCAGTCGCTATCGCCCGAATAGCGGCTTGGCCTATCTGTGTGGGTTATTGCACAACTTCGGTTTTCTGGTGCTGGGGCACGTATTTCCGCCGCAGTTTTCGCTGGTGAATCGCCATATTGAAGCCAATCCACACATCAATCGGTTTTACATCGAACGCCATTTACTGGGCATGACACGCGAGCAGGTCAGTGCCTGCTTGATGCAACAATGGCGCATGCCAGAAGAGGTGGTGACCGCCACTCGCCATTTGCATAACCCCTATTACGACGGCGAGCATCGCGACTATGCGCACTTGCTCTACGTTGCCAGTCGCAGCCTGCGTCGCCATGGCTTTGGTGACGGTCCATTTGAACGCACAGAAGCCCACATCCTGGACGAATTAGGGCTAAACGAAGACACCGTGACAGAAGCCACGGAGCAAGTACTGGAGCAGTTAAACGAGCTGTCCGAGATTGCTCACATGCTTAACCGTTAA
- a CDS encoding HU family DNA-binding protein yields the protein MRKPELAAAIAEATDLSKEKAAEVVTAFTDQVAKALSEGDSVSLIGFGTFEVRKRAERQGKNPQTGEAITIPEANVPAFKAGKGLKEAVQ from the coding sequence ATGCGTAAACCAGAACTGGCGGCAGCGATCGCTGAAGCAACTGACCTGAGCAAAGAAAAAGCCGCTGAGGTTGTGACTGCATTCACCGATCAGGTCGCCAAGGCCCTGAGCGAAGGGGACAGCGTAAGCCTGATCGGCTTTGGTACCTTCGAAGTTCGTAAGCGTGCTGAGCGTCAGGGTAAAAACCCACAAACGGGTGAAGCGATCACGATTCCTGAAGCCAATGTGCCTGCGTTCAAAGCCGGCAAAGGCCTGAAGGAAGCAGTGCAATAA
- a CDS encoding DUF1415 domain-containing protein, whose product MLTREWVQQLVIGEGLCPFAAPVFEQLRIDVCAATKLTDITHALVTLLREAAATSPQQLPTALFVVPNALHDFYTYLDWVDVCDQLLVDQGLEGEWQLATFHPRYQFAEEDMDDWSNYSNRSPFPMLHLIREADIEAALADVSHPERIPERNKKHLRRLGREGLLQAAPALAKSGLL is encoded by the coding sequence TTGCTGACCCGTGAATGGGTTCAGCAATTGGTGATAGGTGAAGGGCTTTGTCCCTTTGCGGCGCCAGTCTTCGAGCAATTGCGCATCGACGTCTGCGCCGCGACCAAACTCACCGACATCACTCATGCACTGGTTACCTTGCTGCGCGAAGCCGCTGCAACGTCTCCGCAGCAACTGCCTACCGCGCTGTTTGTCGTGCCCAATGCGCTGCACGATTTCTACACCTACCTAGATTGGGTCGACGTATGCGACCAACTGCTGGTCGATCAGGGTTTAGAAGGTGAGTGGCAATTAGCGACGTTCCACCCGCGCTATCAGTTTGCTGAAGAAGATATGGATGATTGGTCCAACTATTCCAATCGTTCACCATTTCCCATGTTGCATTTGATTCGCGAAGCCGACATTGAAGCGGCTTTGGCCGATGTGTCTCATCCTGAGCGTATTCCTGAGCGTAACAAAAAGCATCTGCGTCGATTGGGCCGGGAAGGACTCTTGCAAGCCGCGCCTGCTCTGGCAAAATCCGGCCTGCTGTAG
- the recG gene encoding ATP-dependent DNA helicase RecG → MPAIATQLTDIKGIGPKLAEQLQALNIYNLADWFFHLPFRYEDRSRLTPIGAAQPMRPAVVQGEVKGASVVFGKRRSLLVKLQDHSGTISLRFYHFSAAQKKQFSTGNLIRCYGEPRRGASGLELYHPEYQLLEDGHDQQLEAQLTPVYPATDGISQQRLRILHEESLALLRQHKVALNDLLPADWLQQWQLPTLEQALVFLHQPPADTQLALLENGQHPAQKRLILEELLAHQLSLHRLRAQVQSHQAPTLAEKPALQQQLLQQLPFTPTGAQSRVVEEIAADLARPFPMLRLVQGDVGSGKTLVAALAACQALAAGYQVALMAPTEILAEQHLHNLSAWFEPMDIQCGWLAGKVKGKARQNTLQQLADGGIRLAIGTHALFQDDVAFHNLGLVIIDEQHRFGVHQRLSLREKGRQQGLSPHQLIMTATPIPRTLAMSAYADLDTSVIDELPPGRSPITTVAISDQRRDEVIQRVQSACQEGRQAYWVCTLIEESEALQCQAAENTATDLREALPQLRIGLVHGRMKAAEKAAIMAAFKAHEIDLLVATTVIEVGVDVPNSSLMIIENPERLGLAQLHQLRGRVGRGAAKSHCVLLYKAPLSLTSKQRLQVMRDSQDGFYIAEQDLQIRGPGELLGTRQTGLQMLRIADLQRDGDLLPQVRTMAEQIWQNHPEAVEPLIRRWLGDAERFATV, encoded by the coding sequence ATGCCTGCGATAGCCACTCAGCTGACCGACATTAAGGGCATCGGCCCCAAACTGGCCGAGCAGCTGCAGGCGCTCAACATTTACAATCTGGCAGACTGGTTTTTCCATCTGCCGTTTCGCTATGAGGATCGCAGTCGTTTAACCCCCATCGGCGCTGCTCAGCCGATGCGACCGGCGGTGGTGCAAGGCGAAGTGAAAGGCGCCAGCGTGGTGTTTGGCAAGCGCCGCAGCTTGCTGGTCAAACTGCAGGATCACAGCGGCACCATCAGCCTGCGTTTTTATCATTTCAGCGCTGCGCAAAAAAAACAGTTCAGCACCGGCAATCTGATTCGTTGCTACGGCGAGCCCAGACGTGGCGCCAGCGGCTTGGAGCTATACCATCCGGAGTATCAGCTACTCGAAGACGGCCATGATCAGCAGCTCGAAGCACAGCTGACGCCGGTTTACCCAGCCACCGACGGCATTAGCCAGCAACGTCTGCGCATACTGCATGAAGAGTCGCTTGCTCTGCTACGCCAGCACAAAGTCGCCCTCAACGACTTGTTACCCGCCGATTGGTTACAGCAATGGCAACTGCCGACCCTCGAGCAAGCTCTGGTGTTTTTACACCAGCCACCGGCAGACACCCAGTTGGCGCTGCTGGAAAATGGTCAGCATCCAGCGCAGAAACGACTGATTCTCGAAGAGCTGCTGGCACATCAGTTGTCATTGCATCGTTTGCGCGCCCAAGTGCAATCCCATCAAGCGCCAACACTGGCAGAGAAACCGGCGCTGCAGCAGCAACTGCTGCAACAACTGCCATTTACCCCCACCGGCGCGCAAAGTCGCGTGGTGGAAGAAATCGCCGCCGATCTGGCCAGACCCTTTCCCATGCTGCGTCTGGTACAGGGCGACGTTGGCTCAGGCAAAACCCTGGTAGCCGCACTGGCCGCCTGCCAAGCCTTGGCGGCCGGTTATCAAGTGGCGCTCATGGCTCCGACCGAGATTCTGGCAGAGCAGCATTTGCACAACCTGTCGGCCTGGTTTGAGCCCATGGACATTCAATGTGGCTGGCTGGCGGGTAAGGTCAAAGGCAAGGCGCGGCAAAATACGCTGCAACAGCTGGCTGATGGCGGCATTCGCTTGGCCATTGGTACCCATGCGTTGTTTCAAGACGATGTGGCGTTTCACAACCTGGGGCTGGTGATAATTGATGAGCAGCATCGCTTTGGTGTGCATCAACGTCTGTCACTGCGCGAAAAAGGCCGCCAGCAAGGGTTGTCACCGCACCAGCTGATCATGACTGCCACACCGATACCACGTACGTTAGCGATGAGCGCCTACGCCGATCTAGACACCTCGGTCATCGATGAGCTGCCGCCTGGGCGCAGCCCAATTACCACCGTCGCCATCTCCGACCAGCGCCGCGATGAGGTCATTCAGCGCGTGCAGAGCGCTTGCCAGGAAGGCCGACAGGCCTATTGGGTGTGTACCTTAATCGAAGAAAGCGAAGCACTGCAGTGCCAGGCGGCTGAAAATACCGCCACCGATCTGCGTGAAGCCTTGCCGCAACTGCGCATTGGTCTGGTACATGGGCGCATGAAAGCCGCCGAAAAGGCCGCCATCATGGCCGCTTTCAAAGCCCACGAGATCGACCTACTGGTCGCCACCACCGTCATCGAGGTGGGCGTCGACGTGCCCAACTCCAGCCTGATGATCATTGAAAACCCAGAGCGCCTCGGTTTGGCGCAGCTGCACCAGCTGCGCGGTCGGGTCGGGCGTGGCGCTGCCAAAAGCCACTGCGTACTGCTGTATAAAGCGCCGCTGTCACTGACCAGTAAACAGCGCTTGCAAGTGATGCGCGACAGCCAAGATGGTTTTTACATCGCCGAGCAGGATCTGCAAATTCGTGGGCCAGGTGAGCTGTTAGGCACTCGCCAAACTGGCCTGCAGATGCTGCGCATCGCCGACTTGCAACGCGACGGCGATCTGCTGCCGCAAGTGCGCACCATGGCTGAGCAGATCTGGCAAAATCATCCAGAAGCAGTAGAACCGCTGATTCGCCGCTGGCTGGGCGACGCCGAACGATTTGCTACCGTATAA
- a CDS encoding hydrogen peroxide-inducible genes activator yields MTLTELKYIVTLAQERHFGRAAEKCFVSQPTLSVAIKKLESELEIAIFERSKSAVRVTPLGERIVTQAQRVLEEARAIKELASSGKDQLSTPLRIGAIFTIGPYLFPHLVPQIHRRAPTMPLYLEENYTGVLRRQLRDGELDAIIVALPFNEPDVVTRVLYDENFVVVLPKGHPWCQKKSIDPDMLVDEDLLMLGEGHCFRDQVFEFCPALSRKHHTRLGSVTEGSSLETLKHMVATGLGISVLPESAISNIDHNLITTRPFTSPIPYRSVALAWRISFPRGQAIDLMLETALQCQIS; encoded by the coding sequence ATGACTCTGACGGAACTGAAGTACATAGTCACCCTCGCCCAAGAACGCCATTTTGGACGTGCGGCAGAGAAGTGTTTCGTCAGTCAGCCGACGCTGAGCGTAGCGATAAAAAAGTTAGAAAGCGAGTTAGAAATTGCAATTTTTGAGCGCAGTAAAAGCGCTGTCCGAGTAACACCATTGGGCGAGCGAATCGTCACTCAGGCACAGCGTGTATTGGAAGAAGCCAGAGCCATCAAAGAGCTCGCCAGCTCTGGCAAAGACCAGCTCAGCACGCCGCTGCGCATCGGTGCCATCTTTACCATCGGCCCGTATTTATTCCCGCATTTGGTGCCGCAAATTCATCGCCGCGCCCCCACCATGCCGTTGTATTTGGAAGAGAATTACACCGGTGTATTGCGTCGCCAACTGCGCGATGGAGAGTTAGATGCCATCATCGTCGCTTTACCCTTTAACGAACCCGACGTGGTCACCCGCGTGCTGTACGACGAAAACTTCGTAGTGGTGTTGCCCAAGGGCCACCCTTGGTGCCAAAAGAAGTCCATCGACCCCGACATGCTGGTAGACGAAGACTTGCTCATGTTGGGAGAAGGCCATTGTTTTCGTGATCAAGTGTTTGAGTTTTGCCCGGCATTGTCGCGCAAACACCACACTCGCCTGGGCAGCGTGACTGAGGGCAGCTCATTGGAAACCCTCAAACACATGGTGGCCACCGGCTTAGGGATTTCCGTATTGCCAGAGTCTGCCATCAGCAACATTGACCACAACCTCATTACCACCCGCCCGTTTACCTCGCCGATCCCTTATCGCAGCGTGGCGCTGGCATGGCGCATCAGCTTCCCACGAGGCCAGGCCATCGATTTGATGCTTGAAACCGCCCTGCAATGCCAGATTAGTTAA
- a CDS encoding rubredoxin, with the protein MKKWQCVVCGWIYDEAEGAPDEGIPAGTRWEDVPDDFICPDCGVGKEDFEMVEI; encoded by the coding sequence ATGAAAAAATGGCAGTGCGTCGTGTGTGGCTGGATATACGATGAGGCAGAAGGAGCGCCCGATGAAGGCATCCCTGCTGGCACACGCTGGGAAGATGTTCCCGACGATTTTATCTGCCCCGACTGTGGCGTCGGTAAAGAAGATTTCGAGATGGTCGAGATCTGA